Part of the Cuniculiplasma divulgatum genome, GGGTCGCACATGTAGAATCACTAACCCCACATTTCTCAAGTGTATATACAAATAATCCTCTGGTAAAAAGACTGTTCTACGAGAAAAAATACAATGTAAAATCAATGGAACTCATAAACAGGGTGGAATGGTCAGGTACCAGGATAAGAGATAGAATGATAAGGGGAGAGAACTGGGAAAGGGATGTTCCTGAAACGGTTTCGGAAATAATCAGGGAAATTGATGGTGTTGAAAGGCTAAGAGCACTTTCAGAGTCAGATGATCTCTAGGGTGAAAAAAAGAAATTATTCAGAATAAACCAATTTCTCAATTGTTTCCCTATCCTGTAATATCTGATCAATTATAACATATTCATCAACCTGATGAGCAACATCAGGGACGGTCGTGCTCCACACAACTGCATCATAACCAAGTCTTCTGAAGAAAGCTGCGCATGTGCCTCCCCCAATACCAACAACCTTTGGCTCTCCGCCTCTGCTTGATAACGCCTTCACCAATCTTGTAACGACTTCCGAATCCCTGGAAGTGGGTACAGGTGCCTGTTCTCTCTGTACAAACTCCATCTTAATCTTTGACTTATGTGTTCTTTCGAATTCAGAAATCTCTCTTGAAATATCATCCACTACACTATCCACATCATAGTTAGGTAGTATCCTGCAATCCATGTAAAATACTTCTTTTCCCGGAATCGTGTTTATATTGTCCACATTCTTTTCGTGCTTGGTCGGTTCAAACGTTGAATAGGGAAAGTTAAAAGTATCATCCTTATCGGTATATTTTGAATGGAGCATCTTATCTACTGATAGCATGAATTCCATTCCATCTCTTGCAGCGCTTATGGCGTTGCTTGGCATACTTGCATGGTACTGCCTACCATTAACTGTGAATTTTATCCAAACAATGCTTTTTTCGGCAATCTCCAGTTCCATTCCGTCCATTGAACCCGCGTCTGGGACTATTATCAGGTCATCCTTCTTGAAAATATTCTTATCAAGTAGGTACTGTATCCCGTACACACTCCCAACCTCTTCGTCTGCAACAAACGCAAGGCCTAAATTCATTTTAAGTTTGGATTTATCAAGCTTCTTAAGAAGTAGAAGAGAAAGGAAAACTGCCTGTCCATCATCAGACGTACCGCGACCATATATTCTGTTGCCTTCAACTGTTGCCTGAAATGGTGGTCTTGTCCATAGATTTGGGTCACCATCCGGTACAGTATCTATATGGGAGACAAGCCAGAGAGTACGATCAAAATTTCCAACTTTCTCTATTACACTGGATCTTTTAAATCCCATCTTATCTTCAACATCATATCGTACTGAATCTTCATACCCAAGCTCCTTCAATATACTAACTAGAAGATCTGCCCTCTGCGATTCTCCCTGTCCACCAGAGGCCGGACTTATAGATTTTACTGGTATAATTCTCTTTGCAAGTTCAATTATAAACTCTTTTTCATCAGTTATATCTTTTAAGTTCATTATCACTAATTGTTGTTCTGTTAATAAACAATTACTCCTTTTAACTTATCATTATGTGTTTTTATTAGCAACACCTAGTATCATTAATGAATTAGTGCTGTTAATTATAGTGTAGTCTGTTGAGTATTGTATTAAAGATATCAGATCTAAGATCTATACAAAACTCAGAGTAATAGTCTTCAAGCAAAATAACCAACTCTATCTTAGCGACTTGCAATAGTTAAATAATGACGAATTTATTTACAAGGGAATGGAGCATAAAAAGGAAGATTTCAGTGAATGGTACAATGAAATAATAGACATTTCCCAGCTCACCGATAAGAGATACCCTGTTAAGGGAATGAATGTTTGGATGCCTTATGGATATAGCCTCATGAAAAACACTGATGAAATGATCAGGACTAAGTTCTATGAAGATGAGTATGAGGAAGTGATGTTTCCTTCATTAATCTCAAGACCAATGTTTGAAATTGAATTCGAACACATAAAGGGCTTTGAAAAAGAACTATTCTGGATCACAAGGGGCGGAAGGGAATCTCTGGAAGAAGATCTGGCCATGAGACCCACAAGTGAGGCTGCAATTTATCCGATGCTAAAACTGTGGATACGGGATCATGCTGATCTACCAAAGAGAATCTTCCAGATTGTTCAGGTATATCGTTATGAAACAAAACATACCAGGCCGTTTATAAGATCAAGGGATATTCACTTCATAGAATGCCATACTGCCCATGATTCATACAAAGATGCAGAGGAACAGATGAACCTTTACAGGAGAGAGTGGGACTATTTCACAAAGAAACTCTGCCTTCCTTATATGGAGGTAAAGAGACCTGAGTGGGATAAGTTTCCAGGTGCTGTTTACACCATTGCATTTGATACGCTTATGCCTTCAGGCAGAACGCTTCAGATTGGAACAATTCATGAATACGGTAGTAATTTCTCAAAGAATTATGATGTGAAATTTGCAAAGGAGGATGGAACCAGTGAATATGTAAATCAGACAACATTCGGTATGAGTGAAAGATTGATAGCTGCGTTAATAGGGATTCATGGTGATGATAAGGGACTAATTCTTCCACCATTCGTGGCTCCTACGCAGGTAGTGATTGTTCCAATCACCTCTGCAGATTCAAATTTTGAATCTTTTGTAAGTGAAATTGAAAACTTAGTTAGGAATAGTGGATTTAGGGTATTAGTAGATAAAAACGACAACTATACTCCCGGTTATAAATTCAACCAGTGGGAAATGAAAGGTGTCCCTTTAAGAATAGAAATAGGTAAAAGAGAGGCAGAATCTAATTCAATTACCATATCCTTAAGAACAAGAAAAGGGAGAATAAAGCTGAATAAAGATGATATATCGCAGATAAAAAATTTGCTGGATGAGGTAGAAAGTGATCTTCTTAACAAAGCCCGGAAGATCCTCTCAGATGGAATAGAAGGGATTAAAACTAGCGGACAGGAATCAAGCATTAAGACTTTTATTCTATGTGATAATGAAAAATGTGCCAGGTCCATAGAGGCAAAAACCGAGCTAGATATGATGGGACATATACTGAATTATGGGTCAAAAGGTAAATGTGAGGTTTGTGGAAATGAAGGGAGAACTGCCCTCTTCTCTAGGCCATACTGAGCATACTCCAATTGTTTTTTTTGACATGGATGGGGTTCTCACAGTAGAGAAAAGTAGCTGGAACTATGTCCATTCAAAATTTGGGGTTGATAATGATTTTAACTATTCTCTTTTCAGGACCGGAAAGATAGATTACCACGAATTTATGAGACGGGATATTAATCTGTGGATACAGGAAATGGGTGAAGTAAAGGTCAACCAAATAAGGGAAATCCTTGATGAAATAGAATTGTTTCCAGGAGCCGTTGAGGCAACTCAAACACTCAGCGCTGAGGGGTTTCACCTGGTAATAGTATCAGGTGGATTAATGTGGCTTGCAGAAAGGGTTGGAAAACTTACAGGAATAAGTGATATTTATGCAAATGTGATTTTATCGCTGGGTGGAATGGTTCTTCCCGATGGGAGAGCCCTGGTTGACCCGAAGAGGAAGGATATAGTTGTGAATAACGTGATAAATACTTATAAACCAGATTACTCAATTTCAGTAGGAGACTCTCCAGATGATGAAAAGATGTTTATGGTTACTGACTATTCCATAAGCATGAATAATGAGCCTGGTTTTATTAACGCAAGGGGTTTTGATCTGAAAACAGATAATCTTCAATCATGTGCTGATCTCATTCTAGGGATCAGGGATCAGAGAAATGAAATCACCTGAAATAAGAAGGGAAGAGAAACTTCCCTTTGGGATTGGGTGCATTGATCAGTTTCTTGAGGGAGGCATTGATCCTGGCGTAATCACACAGATATATGGTGAGGGCGGTTCCGGTAAGACAAACATGGCACTTCAGCTCACAGTTTCTGCTCTGTCCAGAGGTGAAAGGGTCATATATGTTGATACAGAGGGATTTTCAAGCAACAGGTTTCTGCAAATATGCGGGGGAAATCAGGAATATTCTAACAATCTTATTCTGTTTACACCCGAGAACATAGGGGAGCAGGAGGTCTGTCTCATAAAGGCCGAGAGAATGATGCAGAATTCAAAAG contains:
- a CDS encoding nicotinamide-nucleotide adenylyltransferase, whose amino-acid sequence is MSRAFIVGRFQPFHLGHLEVIQEILKDHESVIIGIGSAQYSHTLQNPFTAGERHLMISNTLESRKIFNFYIIPIEDVNSNPLWVAHVESLTPHFSSVYTNNPLVKRLFYEKKYNVKSMELINRVEWSGTRIRDRMIRGENWERDVPETVSEIIREIDGVERLRALSESDDL
- a CDS encoding M20 family metallo-hydrolase, with product MNLKDITDEKEFIIELAKRIIPVKSISPASGGQGESQRADLLVSILKELGYEDSVRYDVEDKMGFKRSSVIEKVGNFDRTLWLVSHIDTVPDGDPNLWTRPPFQATVEGNRIYGRGTSDDGQAVFLSLLLLKKLDKSKLKMNLGLAFVADEEVGSVYGIQYLLDKNIFKKDDLIIVPDAGSMDGMELEIAEKSIVWIKFTVNGRQYHASMPSNAISAARDGMEFMLSVDKMLHSKYTDKDDTFNFPYSTFEPTKHEKNVDNINTIPGKEVFYMDCRILPNYDVDSVVDDISREISEFERTHKSKIKMEFVQREQAPVPTSRDSEVVTRLVKALSSRGGEPKVVGIGGGTCAAFFRRLGYDAVVWSTTVPDVAHQVDEYVIIDQILQDRETIEKLVYSE
- the proS gene encoding proline--tRNA ligase, encoding MEHKKEDFSEWYNEIIDISQLTDKRYPVKGMNVWMPYGYSLMKNTDEMIRTKFYEDEYEEVMFPSLISRPMFEIEFEHIKGFEKELFWITRGGRESLEEDLAMRPTSEAAIYPMLKLWIRDHADLPKRIFQIVQVYRYETKHTRPFIRSRDIHFIECHTAHDSYKDAEEQMNLYRREWDYFTKKLCLPYMEVKRPEWDKFPGAVYTIAFDTLMPSGRTLQIGTIHEYGSNFSKNYDVKFAKEDGTSEYVNQTTFGMSERLIAALIGIHGDDKGLILPPFVAPTQVVIVPITSADSNFESFVSEIENLVRNSGFRVLVDKNDNYTPGYKFNQWEMKGVPLRIEIGKREAESNSITISLRTRKGRIKLNKDDISQIKNLLDEVESDLLNKARKILSDGIEGIKTSGQESSIKTFILCDNEKCARSIEAKTELDMMGHILNYGSKGKCEVCGNEGRTALFSRPY
- a CDS encoding HAD-IB family phosphatase codes for the protein MKGELPSSLGHTEHTPIVFFDMDGVLTVEKSSWNYVHSKFGVDNDFNYSLFRTGKIDYHEFMRRDINLWIQEMGEVKVNQIREILDEIELFPGAVEATQTLSAEGFHLVIVSGGLMWLAERVGKLTGISDIYANVILSLGGMVLPDGRALVDPKRKDIVVNNVINTYKPDYSISVGDSPDDEKMFMVTDYSISMNNEPGFINARGFDLKTDNLQSCADLILGIRDQRNEIT